The window TTGCCGCGGAAAAACACCTCTCTAGCCTTCTTCTGGCCGATCTGCTTCGCGAGATACGCCGAGCCGAACCCGCCGTCGAAGGAGGCCACGTCGGGGTCCGTCTGGAGGAACTTCCCGTGCTCGTCGCTGGCGAGCGTGAGATCACAGACAACGTGGAGCGAGTGACCGCCGCCGACCGCCCAGCCTGGAACGACGGCGACCACGGGCTTCGGCATGAACCGTATCAGTCGCTGGACCTCCAGGATGTGAAGCCGACCGGCGCGCGCTTCGCGGACGAGCGGGTCGTCCTCCGCGCCGGCCTCGTCGTCGTCGCGGTACTCGTAGCCCGAGCCGCCCCGCACCGACTGGTCGCCGCCCGAACAGAACGCCCAGCCCCCGTCCGACTCGGAGGGGCCGTTGCCGGTGAGGAGCACGCAGCCGACGTCGGCCTGCTTGCGGGCGTGGTCGAGCGCGGCGTACAGCTCGTCGACGGTGCCGGGACGGAAGGCGTTGCGGACCTCGGGGCGGTCGAAAGCGATCCGGACGGCAGGCACGTCGACACCCCGGTGATAGGTGATGTCGTCGAACTCGTCCGTGACCGGTTCCCACGCGTCGGGGTCGAATATCTCCGAGACCATATCGTCCCGTGGGGTGCCGGGCTCATAAACGACGGCGAGTCGGCGGTTACCCGCCGCCGCACCAGCAAGTATTGCACGGATCGGCGACGCGCCCCCGATGACGAAGGGTCTGAAAACGCCTATTGGAGCGTCTCACCGGGGGCTATCGCCGAGATACCCGCGTCACTGGAATACGCGGTCGTTGCTGGTGGCGAGAGGGTGTTCCCTGCGGGGTCCACACAAGAGGTATGTACGAACACGCGTCTGCCTCCCGCCGGTCCGTTCTCGCGGCCGCGGGCGGGGCGGCGACCGTCGGCGTCGCCGGCTGTCTTGGCGGCGGTGGCGGCGGTGGCGTAGACGAGCTGACGGTCGCGCACATGCCGATCTATCCCGACCTCCAGTGGTACGTGATGGAAGGCGAGGGGTACGTCTCCGAGATCGACGCCGACGTCACGGGCGAGGAGTTCACCGACGGGCCGGCGATCGTGCAGGCGTTCGGCAGCGGCGAGATCGACGTCGCGATGTTCGGTATCGTGCCCGCGATGATCGTCATCGACCGCGGCATCCCGGCGCAGGTGACCGCGGCGAACATCCGCGAACCGATGGGGATCATGGCCGAGTCGTCGTTCCACGAGACGTTCGAGTCGGAGGGAGCGGACGCCTTCGCGACGTGGCGCGAGGAGCGGGGCCGCCCGTTCCGTTTCGGCACGTTCCCGCAGGGGAGCGTCCCCGACGTGTTGCTTCGTTACTGGCTACAGGAGACAGGAGTCGACCCGGCGACGAACGACGCCGTCGAGATCATCGAGATCAACGGCGCGAGCGCGGTCTGGCAGGCGATCGCCAACGACGAGATCGACGGTACCTCGATCATGGAACCCGTGCCGACGATCGCGGAGGCGGAGGGGTCGTCCGTCACGATGCTTCGGACTGCGGCTGAGATCCTCCCCGGCCAGCCCGCGGCCGTCACGCTGATGAGCGACGCGGTCCGCGACTCGCCCGTCGCCGCGCAGTTCCTCGAACAACATGTGCGCGCGACCGAGTTCATCGACGAGAATCCCGACGCGACCGCTCAGCACGTCGAGGCGGGAATCGGGATGCCCGCGGACCGGGCGCGACGCGCGCTCGACTCGCCGCTGTCGAACTTCATCTCCGACCCCGCGGCGATCACCGACGCGACGCAGGTGTTCTCCGAGTTCGCGGCCGAAAACGGGCAGATAGACGAACAGCTCTCGACGGACCAGATATTCGACCTCGACGTCTACGACTCGCTCTGATGGCGACTGACACCGGCGGACGGTTCGACGAGGCGGCCGGCGACGTGAGCGGCGCGACCGGGCTCCGCGCGGACCTCGGACTCGGCGACACTCGGCGGCTCCGACGCGGCGTTGGGGGCGTCGTCGGGTTCGTCGTCGTCTGGCACCTCGTGTCTCTCACGACGTCGCCGATCGTGTTGCCGTCGCCGGCCGCGGTCGCGGAGGCGTTCGTAGTCGAACTCGCCTCCGGGACGATGACCGCGGCGCTGGTTTCGAGCGTCCGCCACTGGATTCCGGGAACGGTCGTCGGCACGGGACTCGGCGTGGGAGCCGGCGTCGCATTCGGCTGGAGCCGCGTCCTCGACGACGTGACGGCTCCGCTGGTGCGCGCGCTCAGGCCCGTGCCGCCGCTCGCGCTTATCGGGTTCGCGATAGCGTGGTTCGGACTCAACCACGCGGGTGCCGCCTTCATCATCGCCGTGGGCGCGTTCTGGATCAACTTCTACGCGGCCTACGGTGCCGTCGAGGGCGTCTCTGAAGACCTCCTCGACGTGGGACGAACGCTCGGGGTTCGCGGCGACCTCGACATGATCCGGTCCGTCGTCCTCCCCGCCTCGCTCCCGGGGATCACGACCGGGATCCGGACGGGGCTCGGTCGCTGTTGGATGCTCGTCGTCGCCGCGGAGATATTCGGCGTTCCGGGCATCGGACGCGAGATACTCCGGGCGAGCAACAACCTGCTCGTCGACACGTCCATCGCGTACATCCTCGTATTGAGTCTGATGTACCTCGTCGTCGACGTGGCGTTCCGCGCGGCCCAGAGACGGGTGTTAGCATGGCAGGCGTGAACGGCGACGGCGTGCCGACCGACGGCGTCGGAGGGGCGGAAAACGGCGGCGCGACCGCGGCGACGGAAAACCGCGGCGCGACCGACGAAGGGGTCGCGATCGATCGCGTCGGCAAGACGTACGGCGGCTCCGGCTCCAGCTCTGGCGAGACCGCAGTCCGCGCGCTCGACGACGTCTCCTTCGGCGTCGAGCGCGGGGAGTTCGTCTGTCTCGTCGGCCCCTCCGGGTGTGGCAAGACGACGCTGTTCCGGATCATCGCCGGGCTCGTCGAGGCCACCGACGGGACGGTCCGGCTCGGCGGCACGCCCGTCACGGGACCGACCACCGACATGGGCGTGGTCTTTCAGGAGTACCACCTCTTCCCGTGGCTCACGGTCGAAGAGAACGTCAGGTTCGGCCTCGACCGCACCGACCAACCCGAGGCCGACAGGGACGCTCGGGTGACGGCGATGCTCGAACTCGTCGGTCTCGACGAGTTCCGCGACGCCTACCCGAAGTCGCTGTCGGGCGGCATGAAACAGCGCGTCGCCATCGCGCGGGCGCTCGCCGTCGACCCGGCGCTTCTGCTGATGGACGAGCCGTTCGGCGCGGTCGACGCACAGACCAGAGAGATGCTCCAGCGCGAACTCCTCGACGTGTGGCGGTCGACCGGGAAGACCGTGCTCTTCGTCACTCACGACGTTGCAGAGGCGGTGACGCTCGCCGATCGGATCGTGGTGATGGCGGCCGACCCGGGCCACGTTCGTGAGGTCGTCGACGTCGACGTCGACCGTCCTCGCGAACGCGACGATCCGGCCTTCGGCGAACACGTCGCCCGCGTCCGCGACCTGATCGGTGCCGGCGAGTAGCCCGATCGAGGCGGGACGTGACCGTCTGTTCTCCTCGTCCGCGGTCGGGCCGTCGCGTGTCTCTTTCAGCCGCTGTCGCTGTCGCCGTCGCTGTCCTCGTCCATCGCTCGGTCCAGTTCGTCCATCCGGGCCCGGATCACGGACAGCGTCGCGTCGGCGTCGGCGTATCCCTGCTCGTAGTCGTCCAGCGCGGACCCGGCCTCGGTGAGGAACTGCTCGATCGCCGCCTCGATCGGTTCGTCGCTCATGGCACGGCAGTTCGGCCCGGGGGTGGTTATATCTCCCGACCGGGGGGTTTATTATCACACCATGAGTATTGTACAGTATGAGAATTACTGACCGGGCGACGACAGCCAGGACTCGGGGGTGTCGGCGATGACGGGAGACGGAGCGAGCGCCGGTGCCTCGGCGTTCGACGGACCGGCGACACGCGGGAAGTCGGCGGTGCTCGCGACGGACCTTTCGACGGCCAGCGAGTCGATGATCGAGTCCGAGACGGGGCTGAACTGTCTCGCTCGGATCGGCGTCGACCGGATCCACCTCGTCACGGTCGTTCCCTCGAACGTGCACTCGGGGATGCCGGGAATGAAGTTCCAAGAACGGCGGAAGAACGCGCTCCAGCGCTATCAGTCGCGGGTCGAAGACGCGGGATTCACCGTCGAGACGCACGTCGTCCGAGGGACGCCACACCGGCGGATAAACGGGATCGCCGACTCGGTCGCCGCCGACCTGATCCTGGTGGGGTCACGGGGGAAGAGCCCGCTCGAAAACCGCGTCATCGGATCGACGGCGCGGAACCTCGCGCGGACGGCCGTCGTTCCGCTGCTCGTCGATCGGATCGAGCGCGGGGTCGACGATCCCGACACGATCCGGCGGCACCTGTTCGAGCGGACGCTGTTCGCCACCGACTTCTCCGAGAACGCCGAGCGCGCGTTTCGGGCGTTCGAGTACCTCCGGCACGCGACCGCCGAAGTGACGCTCGTGCACGTCGAGTCGCCGAAAGACGACGCCGGTGAGGACCCCGAATCACAGCTGTCAGAGCTGGCGACACGACTCGACGAGTGGGACATCGACACCCGAACCGAGGTCAGGCGCGGCGACCCGGCCGACGAGATACTCGCCGCCGAAGAAACGCACGACCCGAGTACCCTCCTCCTCGGATCGCGCGGGCAGAGCCGTCTCCGGCGGCTGCTTCTCGGCAGCGTCTCAGAGGAGGTGGTCGCGCGAGCAACCGGGAACGTGTTCCTCGTTCCGCCGCCGCGGTCCGCGTAGCGTCTCCCCCGCGGCGCATGCGATCGTCGATCCGCGTTGACGCGGTCTCCGATCAACGTTGACGCGGTCTCCCATCAGCGTCGATCCGGTCTCCCGTGTGCCGGACACACCGGTTATCAGAACGCAGCACAATTGTATTATTCACACACAAGCCTTTTACGCGCGTACGCCGTACTCATGGTAAGACAATGCCAGACTCTCTGTCCGAACAGCTCCAGAGCGACATGCGGTGTGAGGGGCTCTTGGAGTGTTTTCACGGGCTCAAACCGCTCGACCGAGAATGTTTCTCCGTGCTCGTCGAGAACGATGACCCCATGACCATCGACGCCGTCGCTGAGGCGGTCGACCGCGAGCGCTCGACCGCCTACCGCTCGGTCCAGCGGCTCTTACAGACCGGCTTCATCACCAAAGAGCAGATCAACTACGATCAGGGCGGCTACTACCACGTCTACTCGCCGACCGATCCCGAGAAGATCACGAACGAGATGCAGCGGATGCTCAACGACTGGTACGCGAAGATGGGCCAGCTCATCCGCGAGTTCGAAGAGAAGTACGACCAGGCCGAGCCGCCGCAGGCGTCGAGCTAGCGGCGGCCCGGACAACGCCTGCCGCTATCGCGGACGCGACACACCCTTTGCCGGCCGGGACGGACTTATTGAGCGGACGCCCCTCGCCTCGTGCATGATCGAACTCTCGCGTGGGGTCTACGACGACATCGTATATCACGCGTACAGCGGTGGAGCAGCCGAGATCTGCGGCATGCTCGCCGGCACACGCGGCGACGGCGACGAGCCGAGCGTCGTCACCGAGACCTACGAGGCGGAGAACGTCGCGGAGACGCCGGAGATACGGTACCTCATCGACCCCGAAGAGCAGCTCGAGCTGATCGAAGCGGTCGAAGCCGACGGCCACGATCTGGTCGGCTTCTACCACTCGCATCCGACGGGGCCGACGCACCCGAGCGAGACGGACGCGGCGCGGGCGACGTGGCCCGACCGCTCGTACGTCATCTGT is drawn from Halorubrum sp. BV1 and contains these coding sequences:
- a CDS encoding desampylase, whose protein sequence is MIELSRGVYDDIVYHAYSGGAAEICGMLAGTRGDGDEPSVVTETYEAENVAETPEIRYLIDPEEQLELIEAVEADGHDLVGFYHSHPTGPTHPSETDAARATWPDRSYVICALDGYPFVGSWRWRGDDEGFDQEMVAVRGER
- a CDS encoding helix-turn-helix domain-containing protein, whose protein sequence is MPDSLSEQLQSDMRCEGLLECFHGLKPLDRECFSVLVENDDPMTIDAVAEAVDRERSTAYRSVQRLLQTGFITKEQINYDQGGYYHVYSPTDPEKITNEMQRMLNDWYAKMGQLIREFEEKYDQAEPPQASS
- a CDS encoding 1,4-dihydroxy-2-naphthoyl-CoA synthase; the encoded protein is MVSEIFDPDAWEPVTDEFDDITYHRGVDVPAVRIAFDRPEVRNAFRPGTVDELYAALDHARKQADVGCVLLTGNGPSESDGGWAFCSGGDQSVRGGSGYEYRDDDEAGAEDDPLVREARAGRLHILEVQRLIRFMPKPVVAVVPGWAVGGGHSLHVVCDLTLASDEHGKFLQTDPDVASFDGGFGSAYLAKQIGQKKAREVFFRGKTYSAEEAAEMGMVNEAVPHEDLESVALEWADEMTTKSPTAMRMLKYAFNMTDDGMVGQQVFAGEATRLAYMTEEAQEGRDAFLEKREPAFREYPWHY
- a CDS encoding universal stress protein, yielding MTGDGASAGASAFDGPATRGKSAVLATDLSTASESMIESETGLNCLARIGVDRIHLVTVVPSNVHSGMPGMKFQERRKNALQRYQSRVEDAGFTVETHVVRGTPHRRINGIADSVAADLILVGSRGKSPLENRVIGSTARNLARTAVVPLLVDRIERGVDDPDTIRRHLFERTLFATDFSENAERAFRAFEYLRHATAEVTLVHVESPKDDAGEDPESQLSELATRLDEWDIDTRTEVRRGDPADEILAAEETHDPSTLLLGSRGQSRLRRLLLGSVSEEVVARATGNVFLVPPPRSA
- a CDS encoding ABC transporter permease, whose translation is MATDTGGRFDEAAGDVSGATGLRADLGLGDTRRLRRGVGGVVGFVVVWHLVSLTTSPIVLPSPAAVAEAFVVELASGTMTAALVSSVRHWIPGTVVGTGLGVGAGVAFGWSRVLDDVTAPLVRALRPVPPLALIGFAIAWFGLNHAGAAFIIAVGAFWINFYAAYGAVEGVSEDLLDVGRTLGVRGDLDMIRSVVLPASLPGITTGIRTGLGRCWMLVVAAEIFGVPGIGREILRASNNLLVDTSIAYILVLSLMYLVVDVAFRAAQRRVLAWQA
- a CDS encoding ABC transporter ATP-binding protein is translated as MAGVNGDGVPTDGVGGAENGGATAATENRGATDEGVAIDRVGKTYGGSGSSSGETAVRALDDVSFGVERGEFVCLVGPSGCGKTTLFRIIAGLVEATDGTVRLGGTPVTGPTTDMGVVFQEYHLFPWLTVEENVRFGLDRTDQPEADRDARVTAMLELVGLDEFRDAYPKSLSGGMKQRVAIARALAVDPALLLMDEPFGAVDAQTREMLQRELLDVWRSTGKTVLFVTHDVAEAVTLADRIVVMAADPGHVREVVDVDVDRPRERDDPAFGEHVARVRDLIGAGE
- a CDS encoding ABC transporter substrate-binding protein, translating into MYEHASASRRSVLAAAGGAATVGVAGCLGGGGGGGVDELTVAHMPIYPDLQWYVMEGEGYVSEIDADVTGEEFTDGPAIVQAFGSGEIDVAMFGIVPAMIVIDRGIPAQVTAANIREPMGIMAESSFHETFESEGADAFATWREERGRPFRFGTFPQGSVPDVLLRYWLQETGVDPATNDAVEIIEINGASAVWQAIANDEIDGTSIMEPVPTIAEAEGSSVTMLRTAAEILPGQPAAVTLMSDAVRDSPVAAQFLEQHVRATEFIDENPDATAQHVEAGIGMPADRARRALDSPLSNFISDPAAITDATQVFSEFAAENGQIDEQLSTDQIFDLDVYDSL